Genomic DNA from Lagenorhynchus albirostris chromosome 9, mLagAlb1.1, whole genome shotgun sequence:
AGGTCTGTGACCACACTTGGGACAAAGCAGTAAAGAGAACAGCAGCAGTCTGAGGGAAGACATGTGTCCAGGAATTTCAGGAGGCAAAGGGCACTGAAAAGAGCAGAGCCCTGTGGAGAGAGGGCAGCAGCCATTTGGAGCTGAAGATCCTGTATCCAGGACCAATTTGTGACAGATGAGAGTGTCTTCCTGTTAATTCAATATATGCTTTGTATGTATTGTGGGAAGAAACAAGTAAATAACAAAACAAGTATCCTCACAGTAAAGTAGGATGAAAAATTGAATGATTTTATTTGCTATGTTAACATATACattatcttaaatttattaaagGGATGATTCATTTCACAAtggttcattttaaaattataattcaagtGCAGAAAAGCAAGTTTAGCAACTGAAGCACAAACAAgagagttgaaaatatttttctaaattaatttcttagtttacgagaagagaaaaggcaaaacatatatgaaataccatgaaatgaaaaagaattttcaatGAATAAGGGATGGCATTGCGCTTTGCATAAAAGCCAATTTATGCACCGAAATAAATCCCTGTGTTTTTAGATCCCTCGGTTTGTGGGCTCAGGGATCTAAATAAAGTTCCCTGCATTTGTTCCAAAATAGGGACAGGGAATTGCTAACCACCGGATGTTTGTCTGAAACCTCTTAGAAGCACAGAACTGTGAAATCAGTGGGGTTCATATCCTGAGTGTGTATTTTGACCAGCTACACTTCACTGGTTTCCTTGTTTAGACTTTTCTGACAAAGCACATGCTTGGATTGGATCTTCTCTCTGAAGCTGTAGTGAGCTTTTTGAAAATAACTTGAAAGTACTCCCCTATATATTCATCAGGATAGCTATTATGAAAACTGATTTTTGGTTGCTCATTCATCAAATATGTATGGAGCATTGATTTTGaaatatatcagaaaaatagtccatgatttttttaaaaagatttcttgaGAAGCAACATGGGCATTAAGCTGATTTTATAGAACACGGATGGTGAGTACGTAACTGGCGGGCCTCCACCCAGCACAGAAACTCTAACATGGACAAGCACATTCCTCCTCACTGAGGCACAGCCACAGCCTGTCGCTTGAGCTATCTAGACAAGTTGGCATAAGGGAAGAAGACAATTTCCATCCTCACATAGAGATTGTTTTTTGTGGCATAATTGGAAAGAATGTCAGAGATAGTCGTCCTAATTTTTCTATAGAGTCTCTGATATATTCTGGAATCCAGAGAACAAAACTAGTCCAACAAATCTCCTGATAGGACTTTTGGGACTATATTTGGGGCTGTCATAGCAGGGACCGTCAGCCTATCAAGGCTGACATCTATCAGGCTTTTTTAAGCTAAACAGTAGAAAAGtggtatctgtgtgtatgtgtgtatacatacatacatacataagtatATTGTGTACATCTATTATATATGTGcccatatatatgcacatatgtgtatttgtgtgttagCAATTGGCAAAGCTCTTCTCTGCCTGTAGTTATACTTCATCCTCACTTCTTTGAAAACTTTATTCACATGCCACTTCCTCAGAGAGGAATTACCTTTCTTGATCCCCTTACATGAGATAGCACTCCCTATTCATATgccccactttatttttcttcataatgaTTCTcattatgcattcattcatctatttcatTGCctgtatttttctataaaatgtgcTCTCcatgcaggggtgggggggagtatttttctgtatttttttcaccATTATGTCCCCAAAACCTAGAGTCATATCTGTCATAGGTTTGATACTCAGTGAACTTTGTTATATGAAATATATTGTGGGCAGTATGGCACATTCCCTATTTTGTTGATGGTAAAGCACATTCAAAACATGACTTGCTTAAGGTACAcagcaaagaagtaaaataatctcTTAAACTTTGCTGCTTCTATTTTGGCACCCCCGAAGCTTAAAGCTGATTTGTACTAGTTGGTTGCTTTTACTCCTGAAAATAGTACTGGAAAGGAAATTTgaagtggaaaaaagaaagattcagtGGTGTTACCTTGAAAAGAAGACTAATATTTTCATGGTCAACCATAATACGAATAACATAGATAAACTCCCTATGGGTGTGTCCTCAATCCATTTACTTAAAtcagaagtttgggattaacatatacacactactatatataaaagagataatcaacaaggacctactgtatagcacagggaactctactcaaaatTCCGTAaaaacctatatgggaaaagaatctgaagaaagaatatatgtgtatatgtaaaattgaataactttgctgtatacctgaaattaacacactgcaaatcaactataatagaaaataaaaattaaattaaaaaagaaaaaagcaagtttATTAACTCAAGAttgtaataaagcagaaattCTGGAAGCTTTGCTTTATGCCACTCTGCCTAGCACATGCTATACACTTCTTTCAAATCATCTTAGTTTATGGTTTAATTGCTAGCACCTGCCATCACTACAATCCACTTAATTGCCACTCTAATTAATTTGCCTTTAAGAAAGATAAGTAAAACTAGATATATATTCCAATTTTCTACtacctttttctgtcttttcaagtttttcacacctttttttctcctttatgatAACTATGGATCTTATTTAAATGGAAGTTCTCAAATGTTAATATCAGGTCGGCCGCCTTCTGTGCAATCACAGATTGAGAAAAGAATGCCAGAAGATACATTTAGGATCTATGTAGAATggcaaatatattcatttttataagtaAGCCGTATTTGTGAGAATGCTACTTTTCAGTTGACTACAATGTtttttctcccgttgcggagcacaggctctggacacacaggctcagccgccgtggctcacgggcccagccgctccgcagcatgtgagatcttcccggaccggggcacgaacccacgtcccctgcaatggcaggcagactctcaaccactgagccaccagggaagccccgactcaTACTAATTTTTAAGCAGATTTAGCAGACATATGTTGATTTTGCTTGCCCAGCATTTGTCCCCTCTCTCCCATTATGCCTTTTTATGCTTCTAATTATTGCACTACAGTTATCTTTTGGAGACCCAAATTTTCCCCATTTACAGTCAACATGGTTCAGATGGAGAAGACGACTCTGGACCTTTGCTCCAAGAGTGGGATGTGAACTGTGCCTGTCAGCCGTAATATTCCACCTTCACGGCAAGAGTGAATCACTGAGGGATAAGTAAAAAGCATTTGTTTGTCCAGTGAGAATTTGATAGAGGGATCATTGAACAGAGCataaaggagagagagactgagtAATGACTGATTCATCCATAcctaaatccagaaataaacctgaaAGTTTTAGTTTGAGTTGAATTTCTTTCAtgtgcaactaaaaaaaaaagtccttataAAAACATCATAtagtaacaaatattttttgcatatatattttatagagatAGCTATCACTCTGACACCAAAAGGATTGATTTCCATAAAGGAGATTGGAGAAAGGGACATCAGATAATTAGTACTAGGGAAGATGGGATGAGAGCCTAATTTAGGGCAGTGTCCCTGGTATTGGGGGCTGGAGACCTTGCCTGTTGTATTGTTCTTTCTTGGGTTACCAGCTCCTGGCTCAAGTCCTAGCACATAGGTGGTACTCAGCATTTACTGAACGAATGCCAAGGTTATGAATTCAAGATAGAGAAGCTTATGAGTTGTATGGGTAATGGTGAAGAAGATTAAAGAAGTGAgtatgagggcttcccttgtggcgcagtggttgagagtccgcctgccgatgcaggggatatgggttcgtgccccggtccgcgaggatcccacatgccacggagcggctgggcccgtgagccatggccactgagcctgcaagtccagagcctgtgctccgcaacgggagaggccacaacagtgataggcccacgtaccacaaaaaaaaaaaacaactgagcaTGATATTTCTAGTGAGGACCAATGGATCGATAATTAAGGGCATTATTTAAgctgagggaagaggagaggaagctaAAAGGGGTAGGATGGCATAGTGGCAAATGAAGAATATAGTTTTGCATATACAAGAGTCTTATCTTGTTGCCTGACTATAGCTGCCTAAGTTCAAGGCTATGTTTCATTCTTCTTGGCATCCCCAGGAGTTTCTAGGGAAATGCATGccaattgaaaaaattaaacaaatatttgtttaaaaaatgacagAGACTTCTGAAGTTATGAGGATCTTATTAAGCATCCTATTCAGAATGGAGTTAATTAAACATGTATATCTcacttttccttttaagattGAGCTTTTGCTTTAAACTGTATCTAAAAGCACTACACTTATTACTGAAAAATGTACTCCCCTAGCATCCTTGTCTCTTTCACCCTGTTCTCTATTTTTCTAAAGCATCTTctaatataaaatgtaatttaccTCTTAagctttacattattttattgtcTATATCTTCCAATTAGATTGTAAAATTTATGAAACtggtatctttattttatttattgaggtattCCAAGTAACTAGAACAGAGACTAGTCTGTGGTAAATACTCAATGGtacttgtggaataaatgaatcaagtcggtgtcatttatttatttattgagggtCTGTACTTACTAAGGTTCCAACCCTGCCTGCCTCCAGTGGGCACTCTCCGCATGACAGTCCATTTGAAGAGCATCCCTTGGAGTTACGCAGAACACAGCTGTCAGGGTTCTAAGGAGATACTCTGCACGGCCACAAAATTTTAAGCTCTGTGAAAATAGGAATGTGTGcctgttttgttctctgctaTATCCTCAGATCTTAgaactacttctttttttttttttgatgttttagcttaaattttatttcctgccCCCAAACATCCATCAAGCccccaggagaaggaaaaggggatGTGACTAGCAATAGAGAGAAATTTTCTTCACAACAATGGCCATGGCAAGCTTAGGCACTTTTGGTGAAATCTCTCTGGGGAGTACTGGCAGAGGAATAAAAGGCAAACTGACACAGAAGTATTGCTTGGTGTGCATTTCCAGGCTCTGCCTTCTTTCTCATCTCTTGGTggcaggtggaggaagaggagaaaaggttaaacatttttataaaccaGCAGAATAAGATTATAACATCCTCTCACTACCTCTGTATAGGTTCTAGTCTCTGCGGCACTACATAAGCTTTGTCCAAAGTAATGAACAGTTGAAAGTCAAATGTAATATTTCACCAAACAACTTAAAAATGCTTGCACACTGGAAAGGATTAAGTTGCAGAGAACACAAATGGACCCAGAGCAACCTTTGCCAAAAGAGAATATTGTGCTAAATGTACAGTCATAGCTCTTTTCCATATGAAGAAACAGTCAGAAGGATAAAAGAACTTGGTCAAAATCACACAAGTAAGTAGGACAGAATCTGGTCTGTCTGTCCTAAGGGTTGTGTTCTTTAACCACCAGGCTAGCTTTTCTCAAATCTGATTCATGCATGGAATAACTATACACCTCTGTTTGCCTTGAATATTCCCTGTTTATACGTATGCCTGCTGCAGTTTTTAATATTGCCCACTTTGACTCCCAAAAGCAACCGAGAATACACAATAATTTGGTCACTCTATCCATGGACCACTGTGGTGGGACTGCCCAGGAAGCTTATTAAAAGTACAGCTTCCTGAGCCCTACTCCAGATCTAGATAAGTTTTCTGAGGGTTGGCTCAAGAATCCAGGTACAAGTCTTTTTAAGTGGTTTTGTGGAACCCCCCAGGTGAGTCTCTCACTCTCTTAAGTTAATAAACCATTTATTCTGCCTCCCCCAGATGCCCAGCCAGGTCCTGTTAAGGTAGGAGTCCCCGCACCACATCAGAGGGATGCTCCCAGCCAAGTCATCTCTGGAGCCTTGGAGAATCTGAATGGTCTCATGCTGGCCCACCTGCCACGACAAACCTCCCCCAGAGCATTCCCCTTCACATTTCACCTTCTATCACTCTCAAAGGCAGTCTGCTCCAGTGAGGCCTGACTTCGTCTGTCCTAACGTGCACCTGCTGATTCAAGCAGTTTAGGAAGAGAAGGTgctgtggttctcaaccaggatgGCCCAACCTCTAAAATGGTAGTCCAAGCAGTCTCTACCTCCTGGGCACATCCCCTCTGCAACAGCCCCAGTAAACGAAGGTCCCATCTTTGCTTTTTCAAGGTCGGCAACAGGGAGACCCCTCCTAAAGAAGGTTCCCTCTCATTGCCACACTATCAAGGACTGCCCCCAATGTTCCCTTCTGTGGGCCTGATCAGGCTAAGGGCAGAgttgtctctttccttctctgagtcGGACCAAGTCGTCTTACTAACACCTCTTTACCCTGTTGACCATGTTTTTCACGGGGGCTGCTGCTGAGCCTTTATCTCATCCTttcatgggggagagagagaggattatAATGATTTTTACTTTTAGGGGAGAGGGGAGTGTAATGATTATGTTGTCATTTTGTATTATGTCCTTTTGTCatgaatttgttttcaatttcatgttAAAATGGGCCCGCCATTCCCACTTTGTGAGGTCATTCAGCACCCTCACTTTGCACCTTTAACATCTCTCTCAGTATCACTTGGGAATGTGTGAAATGACATGAGCTTGTCCTCACATTCCTATGAGCTGTGAATCCGGAGCCCCAACATGAACCTAACCATTGAGCAAAACACCTCTCCACTACCTGTGTAACACTGGGTAGGCCCCTTAacatcttgttttttttaagccCTCAGGTGTAAAAATGTGAGGGTTCTATGAATTTATATTTGAGGCAGGACAAGGTCGAGAAGAGTGTgtctttgcttttattcttccAGACTGGAatgtcttccctctcttccccatgGGTCCAAATCTCACTTGTCCTTCAGGCCCACTGCCAAGGAGCCTTGCCTGATTCCCCAGGCCACACAAATCTCTGCCTCTTAGGGTCAGTGCCATACAACCTAGCTGTCTCTTAACGTTAATCTTGCCTCTCAAGCCAATCTCAGAATGTGGGTTTCTCTTGccctcctggggcccctggggctGTGCCAGGCCACCTGCACGCCCCACGTGGGGTGTCTACTAGACTAGGGCACGGGTGGGGAGGCCCAGGGGCCAGGTGTGAGGGGCCAGGCAGAGTACCTCTGCCTCCACCCTGCTCTCCTCCACAAAACTGCCCCtcctcctgaagcctgacccccaAGTCACAGGTTCCTTATTATAACCTCACTGGGTAGTGATGACCTCACAGGCCTTCTCACAGTTTCCATGGCAGCATAACTATGGAAACATGCTGCCCTCAGAGAAACTGCCCTACCAGTTCTCCACCAGATACCAATCTCTTTGGTTTTCTGAGAGATAATGTCTGACTGGATCGTCTATATTTACTCAAACCTGTGCTCTGTTCCCTGGCTGGGCAGTGCAGCAGGTACACCAAGACTGGGCATCTGTAGAAGAGGCATGGTGTACACACAACCTCACCTGGCTGCCACATATTCCTGTGGGGCTTGCCCACTATGTAAACCTCAGCACTTTCCCAGCTGTAAGTAATACCAGTGACCTGGGACAGCTTCAGGGTCCCACAGTGCTCACTGCTGAGGACAAGTGAAAGGTCATCCCTGGACTGGTGTGCAGGAAGCTTCTGATCTTTATAAATGTAGCCTTCCGCTTTGGGCTACAGGATGCTTCCATTCAGACCCATTCCTGATTGGCCTCTTAGCAAAATACAAGTGCATTTTTGTTGGCAAATGGTAAACGGAGCAGTTGAGGAAGAGGGCCACTCTTGAACGGCACCTTCAAGCCCCAGCACCTCTGTGCTGTCATGTAGGCGTCTATATCGGTCCCCTCAGACACATCCCATACTGAGCTGCTGAGAACTAGGGGAGACGGTGGTACCATATTGATGGGAAGACCGGAAGAACCAAGCGGGTGATGAAGTGCTAGTGAGACTGGAGGGCCGAGGAGATGGTGTCCCAGGAGGCTAGGTGGATGTGAGCCTACACTTGGTACCCAGAGCCCGGTTCTGAGTCTCCTGATCACTCTGCCTCAGGATTTGGCCTTGTTCTAATATAGATAAAAGTATCAGAGGGCTAGAGTTCAGTGTGGTTGAAACAGGCAGTATAAATGGGGCCCAAGAGGGGTTGCCAAGGTGGGAGGGGTTCTTAACCAATTTATATTAGATTGTTTTTTTACAAACCTTGAAAGGCATTTCCATTAAAGCCTCAGAAGTGACAGACTGCAAGAAATGCTTTCTCTGTTGtggaagggagagatggagaggatCATGAATGCAATTACTTTCGGGTTCTACTGTTTCCCCTGGAAACGGTGGAGAGACTTCCTCATCTGCTGCAGCCCTAGGCTCTAGGAATTGCTTTTGCAGCCAGTGTCCCTTCTCTAGGGACTCATAGAGGTGATGGGCTAAGGCTGTGTTTTGGGTGTCAAGTAGATTAAAGGTCTTCGGCCAGAAACTGGGAGAGACATGAGAGAGGGAAATTCTGGCAGGAGACTGTGCACAGCAGAAGTGACTGATCAGTTCTGATTTTCTTTGCAGCAGCAGTGGCTCCCGTTTCTCCTCCTACACCTGGTCACTACCATGTCCTCAaccgagggtgtggagaaacgcaGTTCGGCCGGCATAGGGAGACATACTGCCTGGTTGGTGGCTACCGGGCCTATGGGGATGTTCCTCTGGCCACGCCAGCAAAGGTGGAAGCAGAGAAGCCAGTCCCCAGACGTGCTCCCAAGAGAGAGTGCGCTCTGAAAGAGTCACACGAAGACCTGCGTTGCACCAGACCCAAAATCTGGCGATTGCAGTATTCAAGCAGTTTAGGAATACAAGGTGCTTTGATTCTCAAGCAGGATGGTCCCACCTCTGGGCACATCCCCTCTGCAACAGCCCCAGTAAACGAAGGTCCCATCTTTGCTTTTTCAAGACCGGCAACAGGGAGTCTTAGAACTACTTCTGAAACACAATTGATACttgttaaattattatttagtaataaatgaatgaatgaataattgagtCAAAActccattataaaataatagaagGATGCAACTTCTCTGAGGCTTAGATTTGGTACATGTGAGACTAACAACTATTAGCAGAGTGAAACAGACACTAGAAAAGTCACCTATGTTTTTTTCAGTCAAATAATAGTCAAAATCAGTACAGCAAAAATAAGAGCTTATTATTCAGTTGAAAGAGTAATAACCAAGAACATCTAGCTATaagtttaatattcttttttcccctcattcaCTGAAAGTATACTTAACTCTAGCAGCCATAGGTGATGGAGGAAAAAacgggaaaataaaatttataaaatgcttatttCTGAGCACAGATGGGGATCAAAACTAGAGAAATTCTATAAGCAAAAGCCACAAGAAACAGAATGCAATAGATTTGCATTCTATGCTAACTCCTTGATATACTCTAGTGATTGCCAAAGAAGGTTTTGGGTAAGACTGACAGctgctttgatttcctctttcaactgtaatgagaaaaatattaggtATGCCAAGGAAAAACttctagaaaggaaaaggaatgtaCTAACTATGACACAAAGGTATATGTGggctcacacacaaacacatactgTAACAAACTATTTAAATGTAATGCCTGGATTTTGAATAAGGTAGGgccttaattttctgtttatgcTTATTCATGAGAAGGTTGCACATTCATGAGCAGGTTGCATTCAGTGAAGAAAAGTAACAGGGGCTGCAAGTTTCTGTTTCTGAAACTTAATGACATGATGGAAAAGAGTTGTGGCTTCCAGCTTTGTAGTCCACATCACTGATGGGCCATGGATATTAGTCTATATCATACCCTGACAAAcagtaaatttattttcaagttgTAAAACTGTTCAGAGCCTGGGCATAAGCTAGGCATCAGCCTCTTTTCAAGCTGTTGTTGGGTTCATGATCCTTCTATAGTAAATGGCATGCTAAATGTGAAGCATCTCCCTTACAGGAAAATTTCTAACATTCCTGCAGTAGACAGGATGGCTCCCCAAAGATGCTCATGCCCTAATCCCTAGAATCTGTGACTATGTAATATTATATTACGAAaagaactttgcagatgtaattaaggttatggatttaaaatggaaaaaaatatcctgGATTAGTCTGCGAAGCTAATGTAATTCCATAAACCTTCAGAACTTTCAGCAGAACTTTCTGCAACTAAGGTTGAAGAGGTACTGCAGAAAGCATAAATCAGAGAGATTAAAAGTGTGAAAAGCTGTCAGTGGACATACCCTCACTGATGTGAACATGGAGAGAGCAATGTAACAAGGAATGCAAGCAGCTTACAGAGTTGAGAGAGGCATCTTGCAGACAGTGAGCAAGAAAACAAGAACCTCAACCCTACAGTTCAAAGAAATGAATGTTTAGTAACAACCTGAATGAGCATAAAGTAGATTGTCTCTGGAGCCGACAGTTAAGAACCCAGGACAGAGAATATCTACATTTGTCCTTGTGAGAATCAGAGCAAGGCAACCAGCTGAGCTCTTCCTGGAATTCTGAGCTGTAGCACTATGGTATGTTGTTTTAAGTTCTTAATTTGTGGCAATTCATTATAGCAGTAATAGTAAAgtagaataaatagaaagaaaaatttaaatataatggaAGATTTAAGTACTATCATACCAACAACTACAGAAAATGTAAATGGCCTAAATATACTGATATAAAGAAAGATTGGCAGAGTTGATTAAATACACAAACCAACTATATGtgtctataagaaactcatttcaaaTACAACAATATATTccagttaaaagtaaaagaattaaaaatatataccatgtaaccattaattaaaataaagcagtATTGGTTGTATCAATAGCAGATAAAGTAGAATTCAGAGAAAAGTACCTGAGAAAGAGgc
This window encodes:
- the LOC132526479 gene encoding DPEP2 neighbor protein-like produces the protein MSDWIVYIYSNLCSVPWLGSAAAAVAPVSPPTPGHYHVLNRGCGETQFGRHRETYCLVGGYRAYGDVPLATPAKVEAEKPVPRRAPKRECALKESHEDLRCTRPKIWRLQYSSSLGIQGALILKQDGPTSGHIPSATAPVNEGPIFAFSRPATGSLRTTSETQLILVKLLFSNK